In Leptospira sp. WS58.C1, a single genomic region encodes these proteins:
- the cfa gene encoding cyclopropane fatty acyl phospholipid synthase — protein sequence MWKERVRGKVEELFAKAGVSFGGNADWDIRVKDDRLFEKILSNGSLGLGEAYMNGWFECDRFDETVRRLLDKGIEKAAKTWGNLFLYLESVILNRQSKNRAFVVGERHYDLGNDLFELMLDKEMVYSCAYWKNANNLDQAQENKMDLICRKLDLQPGMKVLDIGCGWGGLARYAAKEYGAEVFGISVSKEQLALAEARSKNLKVKYELLDYRDVKDNFDSILSVGQMEHVGYKNYRTYMEIVYKSLKDKGLFLLHTIGSNDSHKVTDRWIEKYIFPNSHLPSAAQITKASENLFVLEDLHNFGPDYDKTLMAWYHNFEKGWSRIQKKYGERFRRMWEFYLLSCAGAFRSRKIQLWQFVFSKGAREEVYQAVR from the coding sequence ATGTGGAAAGAAAGAGTTCGCGGTAAAGTAGAAGAATTATTTGCAAAGGCAGGAGTCAGCTTCGGAGGAAATGCGGATTGGGACATCCGAGTAAAGGACGATAGATTATTCGAAAAAATTCTCAGCAACGGCTCTCTCGGTTTGGGGGAAGCTTATATGAACGGTTGGTTCGAATGCGATCGTTTCGACGAAACAGTCCGGAGGCTATTAGATAAAGGTATAGAGAAAGCAGCGAAGACCTGGGGGAATCTATTTCTATATCTAGAATCCGTAATATTAAACCGACAGTCTAAAAACAGGGCTTTCGTGGTCGGAGAAAGACATTACGATCTTGGGAACGATCTATTCGAGCTTATGTTAGACAAGGAAATGGTTTATTCCTGCGCATATTGGAAGAACGCTAACAACTTAGACCAAGCCCAAGAAAACAAAATGGATCTGATCTGCCGGAAGTTGGATCTCCAACCGGGAATGAAGGTATTGGATATAGGATGTGGCTGGGGAGGACTTGCCAGATATGCAGCCAAAGAATATGGAGCGGAAGTTTTTGGCATCAGCGTATCCAAAGAACAATTGGCACTCGCCGAAGCAAGATCCAAAAACCTAAAGGTAAAATACGAATTGTTGGACTATCGAGATGTGAAAGACAATTTCGATTCCATCCTTTCCGTGGGCCAAATGGAACATGTCGGTTACAAAAACTATCGAACCTATATGGAAATAGTTTATAAATCTCTAAAGGATAAAGGATTATTTTTACTTCATACGATCGGCTCCAATGATTCTCACAAAGTGACCGATAGATGGATCGAAAAATATATTTTTCCGAATTCACATCTTCCTTCTGCAGCGCAGATTACCAAGGCGAGTGAAAACCTTTTCGTATTGGAAGATCTTCACAATTTCGGTCCGGATTATGATAAGACACTCATGGCCTGGTATCATAATTTTGAAAAGGGATGGAGCCGGATCCAGAAGAAGTACGGAGAAAGATTCAGACGAATGTGGGAATTTTATCTTTTAAGCTGTGCAGGTGCATTTCGCTCCCGGAAAATCCAACTCTGGCAGTTCGTGTTTTCTAAAGGAGCCAGAGAAGAAGTCTATCAAGCTGTGAGGTAA